In Montipora capricornis isolate CH-2021 chromosome 4, ASM3666992v2, whole genome shotgun sequence, a single genomic region encodes these proteins:
- the LOC138045768 gene encoding uncharacterized protein yields MESGKRDVTRTQRLQSPLKIKDSKTGQAILKDNVFEEAKLEDEIHRINHIQQKKAIRLRWEREYAIKVLSGKNLLKRQKSTPDTFIFPPITKGSVGSVERTRSEETRSVRMSSEDSSPELSPYNSLEDVFAKQRVFQRQSLPRSHSEITSLPALLSPQLMRKVTTKDPRFTNLLRQLVPQPEPHRVAKNQDTDDK; encoded by the coding sequence ATGGAGTCTGGGAAAAGAGACGTGACAAGAACACAAAGATTACAATCGCCTCTTAAAATTAAAGACAGCAAAACAGGACAAGCGATTCTGAAAGACAATGTTTTTGAAGAAGCGAAGTTGGAGGACGAGATTCACCGCATCAACCACATTCAACAGAAAAAGGCCATTCGACTGAGATGGGAGAGAGAATACGCCATCAAGGTTTTAAGTGGTAAAAATTTGTTGAAAAGGCAAAAGTCGACTCCAGATACCTTCATTTTTCCTCCAATAACCAAGGGTTCGGTTGGTAGTGTGGAGAGAACTCGAAGCGAGGAGACAAGGTCTGTTCGTATGTCAAGTGAAGACTCTTCGCCTGAACTAAGTCCGTACAACTCACTGGAAGATGTATTTGCAAAGCAGAGAGTATTTCAGCGTCAATCTCTTCCAAGAAGCCACTCTGAAATAACTTCATTGCCCGCTTTATTATCTCCCCAACTGATGCGAAAAGTGACAACAAAAGATCCTAGATTCACAAACCTTCTGCGGCAGTTGGTTCCACAACCTGAGCCACACAGAGTGGCTAAAAATCAAGATACTGACGACAAGTGA